The sequence below is a genomic window from Coffea arabica cultivar ET-39 chromosome 4c, Coffea Arabica ET-39 HiFi, whole genome shotgun sequence.
AAACAGATTTATCCCATTCTACCCAAAAACTATGATAAAGGTTAAGGGTAACAGACAAAAGGGTCACCTTCTCCACAGACACTAGGTTACTGTGTCTCTTGAAATGCGGGCCTCCTAGTTGTACAGTAAATGATTCCATTCAGACACAACAGCAAAAATCATATCAACCAATTGAAGAGGAGAGGACGATAAGCCTTATGATTCTTTGAATTTCTGGGCAGGTGGCAATTGTTCTCAAATTTATTGAGCTATTAAATAGGAGGATAAGCCACATGACAAGGACATATACATTTTCGGTACCATTCCATGTATTGACTTGTCATCGTCAAATCCCACAAGATAAAGAATAAGAATAAACGATGATTCGTAGTTCTCACATGACACAGCTTGCGGATTCAGATGAGAACAAAAGCAACACAATTTGCTCTCTGCTTTATCCAGAGAATATTGTTGAAAGTTGAAACCTCAATGACATAATAAGAACACATATGTACGCACAAAAATTGTCTGCGTAAACAGACTAACCTAAGGACTATATTTATTATCCGCctacctcaaaaaaaaaaaagactaaaacTTTGTGCTAACAAAGCAagttttgcacaattaaaaacaaaatgcCTGATTTGTCCTATGCTGCATTCAATTGCACCTAAtaggagaaagggaaaaaagggcAAAAGGTCAGCAACCCAAGAAAAACTCAATGATACTCCTATCAAATAAGGTTGACTGAaattaccaaaaaagaaaactttttctggttaagaaaagaaaaatatattcaGTTTCACCCCCCAGGTAAAAGGAAGCTAGTAAGTGCTTaaagaaacaagaagactaCAACCTCAGTATTAATTGACAAAACAATGCAAGCTCAAATTATGTTTCTTGATGATTACCATAGCATTATTACATCATAAAGCCTGAAGCTTTGTAGAATTTTGTCGTTCGAATTTATTAACCGTTAATAATTAACTAAACTATTTACCTGACTTTAATGCCAACCGGAGTCCATGACTGCGTGAACAAGGTATCACCTCTGGATGTCCCAAAAAGGGCGTAGTCTCTCACCGACTTTTTACAGTTGTCTTCCAAAACCCTCTTTATAGCCAAAGCCCTTCTTGACGCCACCTCCTTGTCCACCGCCGAGCTCTTCCTTGGCACCATCGCCGCCGGCACTCTCACCACCGTCACACCTCCTTTTTTCTCCGCCTGTCTCTCCTCCTTCCCATGCCCCTTCTCCCCACCTCCACTACCACCACAACTGCCACTTCCTCCCGCCTGACTCCCTGGCCCCATCACGGCCACCGGCGACACCACTCTCCGGCGCCGAAATGGCAAAAATAACAACAAAACAAACGCATTTAGAACCATTAACAAGCTCTTCCAAACTCGCACAGAAAACAAAGCGCTAATTCTTCCACTCGCCCCGGAGGTTAACATCACCGTCGCTGCCACATCCTTCCCCTTCGCCGCCTCCACCATCgccatttcttcttttttcctcctAACAACCAACGGCTTCAATCCAAAACTTCGTAATTTCGACGACCCCTTTGGTTTAAACGTCGTTTTAACTGCAAACTTATATGGGTTCCTATTAATTAACGGAATATGCAAATAATCAACCGTCAAACAGGTCATAAAAGACGATAAAAATCAGAACTTGATAAAAATTTTGGCTGATTCTACGATTATGCTCCGTTTTTCTgcttttccttcttgatttaagAACCTTTCTGTTCAGAAATGGAGGGAGGGATAAAGGGTTCGATGAATTCGACGAGAAAGGGTTTAGTATTTCCTTAGATGGTTGCCAAATTTTGCAGGGCTCGAAAGTCTCTGgcttaaggaagaaaggaaaaaaagtaggGGGTGGCGCAGAATAAATAGGGAGAGAGAAATGCGGGAAACTCTTAGCTGTAGCTTTTTTAATTGTACGATTGATACGATGACAGATGTTTTTGTTGGAGACATTTTGAATATGCGGCAACTTGACgtcttttctttaattgttttgTTGTGGGTAAGTTTTTGGTTTGGGTTAATTGGAAGAATGGCCCCTTGAACTATTGCTAATTTTCAATTTATCCCGTGAACTAGCAATTGGAatgccttttttttcttttttccctcgaAAAAATCTTGAATCCAAAATATCCTACGTATAATTCCTCTCATTTTATCACTCAATCCAACCTTCTCTCAATTGCTTTACTTGACAGTGGTATGAATTGAATGAATAGACTTTTAATGCTCCTAAATAAAGACTTTGTCTTGGATTGTCCCGTTTCTcaaaaatttgttttgtcaAAAGTCCAATTAGGTATTGTagtaacttttttattttattcatatttttttatcaaaacatgttacaatattttttttttaccaattttgcaGAATAAAATTCATCTATTTAAGGGCACTAAGGCCTAATTTAAAATTACTGTAACTTATAAAGAAACACTTTTGACATAAATATTGTATTTCTTAAGTTATGAAAAATATTAATGAtcgaatattttaaaaatacttttaatgCTTAAATGCactttttatttataaatgcatGTAACTCCAAACTAATCTAAAGCTTTGCACTAGCAAATAGTGAGCACAATTATGCACCGACAAAAACAAATTAATAGGTATAAAGtcaccttttttcttttgtttgttaaaAAGGGCGTACTTAAATTAATAGGAgtagttaaatttttttttttttttaaaaaaaaggggagTAGTTGAATCACTCATAGCAAAATCAACCATTTATTTTGTTCAGTTGAATAAATTAAGAATGAGGGGCCCTTATGCATCGTGACTTGGTAGTACAACGTAAGCATGCAAGAACATGAGCGTTTTTTTTAATGGTTTGATAGGGTGACACGTGTAAAAGCGTACTAAGGTTTCATCAGGTCCAAAGGACGGGGAGTGTTTATACTAATAATAAATGATTCTAGAGTCAAGATCGTGACGTAGAAATGATCCAGTCAAAATTTATTCGAAATTTTATGGATTGGTTTAGTTGGCAGAAGAACCGCCCATCATCAGGTGGGGCGGATACAGACCGGCCCGGATTCGAGGCGATCTGTttattgaaccaaaaaaaaaaacagatttttcaaatgaatgttTGATATTGATCGAGTTAGGTTGGTTCGACCGGATCTCCAAACCGTTCACGGGGATgtgcgattttttttttttttttttttttggttggtcaATTGCAGAAGAGCCGAATCTGATGATCTGCATACGTGTAATTACTAATGCTTGTAGATTTATATTCAGATTATTAGATCAATTACTATATTTCTAACCAATACTCAATAGCGATGTCAATTGATAGAATTTAGCAATGCATGTATTTTCATCATGagtcaaatttttctttttttagtgcATAAAGGACATTATTATTATGGATTGTTTCGAGAAAGGGAGATCAAAACATCTCTTACGTGCCCACGTACTTGCAGCGAtttcattgatttttttttttttttggcaaagaGAGTTAGTAAAATCTACATAACACCAAACTGCAACTTCAATCTAGTTTTGACAATTTATAGAGCCCCACAAAATAGGCGTTTGAAAATtagagttttttattttaggtGAGTAAAAgatttcgaattcgaaatcTCTCGCGCACACTTCTTCTGTATTATCCAATTTATGAGTTGCTATCTATTTTTGCCAAAATAATCTCCTTGCGCCTGTGCACCCCGCCCCTTAAGAATACACAAGTGATAGAAAGGTGATTCGAACATACGACCTCAAGACCTAACTAGACTATCTCCAGACCATTCGAGCCAACCCAATTACAAAGTGTacaattttcttgcatatcatgcggcATAAAACCCACTGGATTGCTCTTGCCGCTCTTATTGGGTCAATCACAGCAGCCAGATTCCCTAATTTATTGCAGGATTGTTTCACTTGGACTCCTTGCGTCGTTACACTTACACTCCCGCGGATGGAATATTAGGCCTACCCGTATCGGATTTGGGCTGTGAGAGCTGGTTACTGCTGGGTTACTAATCagttgtccttttttttttttttttttttttttgtcagcaacaATACATTTGTATAATCTACTCTATCATAATCTAGTGGGAGggggagcctaaggaggctGTGGTAGGAGGCTAATGGATATACAGATCCAATTAGACCAAGAGAGTGTTATGGCACAacccttagatttttttcgctgcAGGTGAGGTATGAACCCTCATCTACAGCCCAAAGAGGGACTAATCAGTTGTCAGTTAGTTGTAGCCATTCATCGACTACTTTAATCCTATTTTCCTCCCTgaattcttgaaaatttcatgcaaaaacacaAGTCTAAACATGAGATACCTTTATTGCCTCtttagcttgaaaattgaagagggTCATCTCCATCTACTTTTCCCAGATGTGTTGCAGATCTTTCTGTACTCGAAATCATTGAAAGTTTTTGAGATATCTTCAATACGATATTCTTATCCAGGAATTATAGATATCGAAATGAATCCAGAGAaatgcttcttctttttttttgtttgacaaaacccTAACATGAGACTCAAGTATTATCCTAAACAAACATCTATATTTGGATTTCAATGTTGTTCAAATCCATACTTTTGAATAACTTAAAAGGAAAAAGTAAAccaactttttattttacaGATTCAATTAGAAACAATACATGATCAACTCTAAAATACCCCTTTCTgacttattttttgtttgatcAATCGTGTTCATTCCTTCCTCCAATCCTCAcccctccaagaaattttgggAGAAACAATTATACCAAGTTCTTAAATTAGTATACAGAAACAATCAAAACTTGGAACCCCAAATAGAAATTTTTGTAGTAAAACAGAAACCTCAAAATTGCCTTGAAAATGGAGAATCTCCCCCCAAAAGAAATTTAGTAGCAAAAATTGGGCTTGAACGCTTTTGATTATATAGATGAATGAAGCTGCTTGGACATTGTCCATTTATGTACAACTGTTCCTAAAACATCATAGAAAGCTATCTCTAAATGAGTCTGTGTCAACTTAACGGACATAAAGCCTTGCCCATCATAGAAATATTTTAGGCCATCTCCCTTCATTTCCTTGAGATCACCCCTCCAGGCCTTTGATCCAGCTCCACTGGTTAGAAACTGAATTGGACTGCAaaagatgataaaaaaaaaagaaaagaaaagaaataattaaatattttatttatttagtcattcatttatttttgtaggAATCCCAGAGGATGCAAGTTCGTGTACCTTTTGTCATCGCTGATGTGTTCTAGGCAATGGTCATGTCCATTCACATAAAAGTCCACATTATTGGCCTGTAAATCGACATTAAATCAGTGGATCAACCTATCAgcagtgtgtttggattgcacaTTTTTTGCACCTTATTCACACAAACAAACTGATTTGTTTGCGTtatcaacatatttttcaatcacttttttatttcacgtatatcacataaaaaaaatgatacgTTACATTTTTTGCACCTTATTCACACAAACAAACTGATTTATTTGCGTtatcaacatatttttcaatcacttttttatttcacgtatatcacataaaaaaaatgatacgTTATTTTGCagacaaaattatctcaaataatttacttcaACTTCTCATTCTATTCTTCTGATAATGACTGAAAAAGCACTCTGTTACCCGAAGAATTGGAAGAAGCCTCTCAACAAGTTCCTTGGTGTCCCCATGATGGCCAACACTCCTAATGGCATGATGTCCCACCACAATTTTCCATTTTGCCGTTGATTCTCTTAATGCTGATTGAAGGTCCTATTAACAATCGTAACCACAATTATTGTACTTGAAACTATTaataaccccaaaaaaaaaaagaaaatggaagaagaaagtttataaatctttttttttttttggtttgattgGACACTTACTTTCAGTACATTTCTTGTGTAAGTCTTGGGAGGGGTTACACCTCTCCAGTCATATTCATGGTTCTTTGGCTCAAAAAAGTACTCCTTTACAAAAGGAGTGGTGTCTACGAAAAATAATTCAGCAATTTCTGTTCAAAAGAATAGAGGAAACTGGTTATTAGGTGATCTTGATTTTTGCCTTTGATAGCTCATTAATTTGCAACAAATTCTAACCTGCATTTACTATAAATGACCTTAAACAAATCCATCTGCTGTCAATCTTCCTAAGGGAAGGGCTCAATTGGGCCTCCACATCGCCCCTGTAATCATGGTTGCCTAAAACTGCATGGAAAAATAGTTGTAAAATAGTTAGAATCAAGCAAATGAAACccaaagaaaaccaaaaaaaaaaaaaaatgatgatggAGAATTTGTGTTTCCGGGTAAATTACCACTATACCACTGCTTTTGAAGGCTCCTTGCCTTGTAAATATTTACAAATGAATCTACAAAGGCAGGGTCATGCTCCCCTGTTAATCCATCATCGTAGAAATTGTCTCCTGTTGAAACTAAGAAATCTACATCTAGTTTCTCTCCAACTATTCCCATCTGCAATTAAAAAATCAGTCACCTAAAGTTGAACATATATAGCAAGGGCTAAGAGAAAATAGTAGACAAAATCATGCAGAGAAAAGGGCTAAGAGATCAAGAAGTATGACCTGACGGGCGACTGCAGATTGGTTATAATCTCCTTGTCTTCCCCAATCTCCAACTACCAGGAAGCTAAGGGTCCCGTCACCTTTGGTGGGATGTTCAAATCTTTGAAGCTCAGCTAATACGGATTCATAGACAAGGCCAAAACTGGTGGCTAACCAGAGGCACAGAACCATAGATTTGTTGCGAAAACTAGCCATGGCTCTGTGTGGATTCTGGACAAGAGGAAATGAATGGCAAAGGGTAAAAGAAAACCAGACAAATCCTTCAATGgccttggatttttttttttttttttttttttttttttttttgggacaaaGCCACAGAGGCCTTGAAAATTTGGTATACAAGTTTTTCAAGTTACGTTGCGTGTGCATTTATAGAGTGAAGATGTGGGGGCCCGAGAAAGGCGCAATAGCACACAAAACTTAAGTTAATTAATCACAAGAATTAACTCTAAATCCACATTGTGCAAAGTTGCAACCATCACTACTTCGAGTTGGATTAGAAAAATAGATACTCCAAATCAACACACATCTTTATCTGCTGTGCCATTCTTTGTTTGAATCGGGATAAGAGATTAAGACAAGAAGCCATACATTAATACGTTAAGATAAGATTAATtaattttacatatatatataatttctaaggaaatAATCATCATGTTTATTATACTAACTTACATGGAAAAATCAATAATTATCTCTTTAATTATCGTATCTTAGATAAACTGCTGTTTTTCATACTTCAAAGCAAAGTATGACACAAAGTACTACAATTTTATTCCGGGAATTATTTcacttgcatgttttttttttatgagttgAAACTATCTACAATTTGTTGctgtcatttctttttttttttttttttctctcaagacAGCAAGAATTCACGCACATAATTAGATTAACACTCAGAGAGTCACCAAAGAACGGTCCAAAGGACAGTCTAAGTGGATCTAACACTCAGAGAGTCACCAAAGAACGGTCCAAAGGACAGTCTAAGGGAGATCCACGAAGCAACCATATTCAGCCAATTTGTTGCTGTCATTTCGTTTATCCAAAATATGAGTGAGTTTTCCGCATTAAGAGGTTAATTAAGGATCATGAGACATTAGAACTAATTTAGTgggaataataataataataagagacCATTGTATGTTCCCCAAAAGCTGAAAAAGTTTTTGATTCCTTTATTATTCTGGTTGAAGAAGTGGGGAAGCAGTTATGGGGTTATGCGAATATGCCAGGGGATCCATGGAATAGAGACAACACCGGAAAGAGAATCAGAATATTCGAGGGAATGTCTGAAGTCATGCCCAGCCAGCGGCGAAACTCAGAAACTTATTGGAACTTGGAAGGAAGTTGGAGTCTTTGATGACTTTTCTAGTTTTACAACTCTGGCCTTATCACTTTTGGACGAGTTGGTCGAGTTGCAAtatgtaacatttttttcttgctttctctaTCGTTAGTAATATCTTTTTTGGTTCGGATGGTTTCGGAATAGTTTAGTTAGGTCCGAAATCGTGTGTTCCAATTATCTCTGGTTTCGGAATAGTTTAGTTAGGTCCGAAATCGTGTGTTCCAATTATCTCTTTATCGCTTGCGTACCCTTGGGGAGCAGGGTGCACAGACACAGAAAAATTAGTCTGACAAAATTGAGATACTCCttgtattgaaaaaaaaaaaaaaagatgaataaTAAGCGGGTATGAATTATTTCTTTATCACTTTAAATGAATGacatatggtttttttttttttggttaaaataaaGAGTAAGATTAATGTGAACATATAATTGAATTCAATATTAATATGAAAGAATTGTAAGATAAAATACACTAGGTATTGTTATCAACTGAAAATGTCTATATTAATTAAGGAATAAAAATACAGTgaaataagtttggaaaatacattttattactctaattttctttttttttggaatttttttttattattatttttgaaagattGGGATTTATTATTTAGAGGAACAACTTTAAGATTGCAATTTATGTGTGGTCGAGTGTATTAACTCTCCCTAAGACGAGTTGGTTGAGTTGCATTATGTGacattttttcttgttttctctatCATTAGTTTTTTTGGAGGGATGGAAAAAGATGGACAGTAGACGGGGGTATGAATCCTTGCTTTATCACTTCTATTGGAAGCTCAAAttgtgaaaattattttgaaagttGCAAACTTCAAGGAATTATTATTCACCAACCTATcataaaaaattaggaaaagtttACAAGGCAAAAAAGATGAGGCACCGAGCATGAATTAGCCGTCATTTACTTCTGTACAAAGAATTGAGGGCAGGGATCATTTGAAGTGTGATAAATGCAGGTAAATTGTTGTCAAATAGTACATCTATTAATCCAAATGTTTATGAATTTTACTAGTACAATATTTGTCACAACTCACAAACAACAATTTCAATAGTTAGAGAACTGCCCGTTATTAATTTCTAGTCAAGCAAACTTTGACAAGAAATCAATTTTAGTAAAATGATGTACTTACTTGGCTCGTCCTTATCTTCTTCAGTTTCACTTCTACACGtataattttggtcaaaatgtTGCCGGAACCATTAATGCTAGCTGAAAATGTACGTATGATCtggcttttcccctttttctttttatgcaAAAAAATTTAGATGTATTCGATTTCGACTTACCACCATCATCACCGATCAAGACATGCCTTCTGAAAgagctttttattttttatttttatacgaAAAGTTTGGATAAATTTAGTTTCAATCGTCATCATAGGTC
It includes:
- the LOC113738671 gene encoding uncharacterized protein isoform X3, whose protein sequence is MTCLTVDYLHIPLINRNPYKFAVKTTFKPKGSSKLRSFGLKPLVVRRKKEEMAMVEAAKGKDVAATVMLTSGASGRISALFSVRVWKSLLMVLNAFVLLLFLPFRRRRVVSPVAVMGPGSQAGGSGSCGGSGGGEKGHGKEERQAEKKGGVTVVRVPAAMVPRKSSAVDKEVASRRALAIKRVLEDNCKKSVRDYALFGTSRGDTLFTQSWTPVGIKVRGLVALLHGLNEHSGRYTDFAQQLNANGYKVYAMDWIDAIGAKKYHVKLLFIRHGGSDGLHAYVHSLSDAVHDMKSFIRKVLAENPGLPCFCFGHSTGAAIVLKAVLDPEVKAHIAGVVVTSPAVGVQPSHPIFAVLAPIFSFLLPRYQFSAANKTGTVVSRDPEALVAKYSDPLVFTGSIRFFMAVLMESLIQQHLGNFMRRPPQLTKLSGL
- the LOC113738671 gene encoding uncharacterized protein isoform X4: MTCLTVDYLHIPLINRNPYKFAVKTTFKPKGSSKLRSFGLKPLVVRRKKEEMAMVEAAKGKDVAATVMLTSGASGRISALFSVRVWKSLLMVLNAFVLLLFLPFRRRRVVSPVAVMGPGSQAGGSGSCGGSGGGEKGHGKEERQAEKKGGVTVVRVPAAMVPRKSSAVDKEVASRRALAIKRVLEDNCKKSVRDYALFGTSRGDTLFTQSWTPVGIKVRGLVALLHGLNEHSGRYTDFAQQLNANGYKVYAMDWIGHGGSDGLHAYVHSLSDAVHDMKSFIRKVLAENPGLPCFCFGHSTGAAIVLKAVLDPEVKAHIAGVVVTSPAVGVQPSHPIFAVLAPIFSFLLPRYQFSAANKTGTVVSRDPEALVAKYSDPLVFTGSIRFFMAVLMESLIQQHLGNFMRRPPQLTKLSGL
- the LOC113738600 gene encoding purple acid phosphatase 17, with amino-acid sequence MASFRNKSMVLCLWLATSFGLVYESVLAELQRFEHPTKGDGTLSFLVVGDWGRQGDYNQSAVARQMGIVGEKLDVDFLVSTGDNFYDDGLTGEHDPAFVDSFVNIYKARSLQKQWYSVLGNHDYRGDVEAQLSPSLRKIDSRWICLRSFIVNAEIAELFFVDTTPFVKEYFFEPKNHEYDWRGVTPPKTYTRNVLKDLQSALRESTAKWKIVVGHHAIRSVGHHGDTKELVERLLPILRANNVDFYVNGHDHCLEHISDDKSPIQFLTSGAGSKAWRGDLKEMKGDGLKYFYDGQGFMSVKLTQTHLEIAFYDVLGTVVHKWTMSKQLHSSI